The following are encoded together in the uncultured Draconibacterium sp. genome:
- a CDS encoding efflux RND transporter periplasmic adaptor subunit, whose translation MAIQRKHIIISAFVLVLIIVAAVLTTSTSSEKAEKYFVVEKGKFEATLKCKGEINGLVSTPINVPKILGDRDLRLWEIKILNLAQDGKYVKKGDFIIQLDASTIMSGMREEQQNFEKEESELKNAKIDSAVTLTELREDIKNAKLDLEYNKIDLEQSIYESAAYQRKAQMTYEKAENNIAKKQRDYRLEQNKLKMKVGRSAENVERSQKKIDKFQEAMRAARITAPEDGIVIFGKSWDGQKYSKDGMLSTWSFGPPIATLPDMSKVISETYVKEIDISKINVGDEVKVSFDALEGVEIKGKINTIARVGEDHKDFDMKVFKVVIHLNETHEGLKPAMSSNNEIILAQSDDALFVPLKAVFKENNSYFVYLKKDGNSIKQQVETGLENEEFVLIETGIKQGDVVLLEPPLEKVELAQR comes from the coding sequence ATGGCAATACAAAGAAAACATATCATTATTTCGGCTTTTGTTTTGGTTCTGATTATTGTTGCCGCGGTACTTACAACCTCAACATCGTCGGAAAAAGCAGAAAAGTATTTTGTGGTTGAAAAAGGCAAATTTGAAGCAACTCTAAAGTGCAAGGGCGAAATAAACGGACTGGTTTCTACTCCCATAAATGTACCTAAGATTTTGGGCGATCGCGATTTACGCCTGTGGGAAATAAAAATTCTGAACCTGGCTCAGGATGGAAAATACGTAAAAAAAGGCGATTTTATCATTCAATTGGATGCAAGTACAATTATGTCGGGAATGCGTGAAGAACAGCAAAATTTTGAGAAAGAAGAATCTGAACTTAAAAATGCAAAAATTGACAGCGCGGTTACTCTCACCGAATTACGTGAAGACATAAAAAATGCAAAGCTTGATTTGGAATACAACAAAATTGATTTGGAACAATCGATTTACGAATCGGCGGCATACCAGCGCAAGGCACAAATGACCTACGAAAAAGCCGAGAATAACATTGCAAAAAAACAACGAGACTACCGGCTTGAACAAAACAAGCTAAAAATGAAAGTGGGACGTTCGGCGGAGAATGTAGAAAGAAGCCAGAAAAAAATCGATAAATTCCAGGAGGCAATGCGGGCAGCACGAATTACCGCGCCCGAAGACGGAATTGTAATTTTTGGAAAAAGCTGGGACGGGCAGAAATACAGCAAAGACGGAATGCTTTCTACCTGGTCGTTTGGCCCGCCAATTGCCACACTGCCCGATATGTCGAAGGTAATTTCTGAAACCTACGTTAAAGAAATCGACATTTCGAAAATTAACGTAGGCGACGAAGTAAAAGTGAGTTTCGACGCGTTGGAAGGTGTTGAAATAAAAGGCAAAATAAACACGATTGCACGTGTTGGTGAAGACCATAAAGATTTCGACATGAAAGTTTTTAAAGTTGTAATTCATTTAAACGAAACACATGAGGGATTAAAACCTGCCATGTCGAGTAACAACGAAATTATTCTGGCTCAAAGCGACGATGCTCTTTTTGTTCCCTTAAAAGCAGTCTTTAAAGAGAACAATTCTTATTTTGTTTACCTGAAAAAAGACGGTAATAGCATAAAACAGCAAGTTGAAACCGGTTTAGAGAACGAAGAATTTGTACTCATCGAAACGGGTATTAAACAAGGAGATGTTGTTTTACTCGAACCACCACTTGAAAAGGTTGAGCTGGCTCAGCGATAG
- the ppk2 gene encoding polyphosphate kinase 2 — MEKPKLKVKSNGKLSSKFYESELDRLQIELVRLQEWIKFKGLKVVVIFEGRDAAGKGGTIKRIIQNLNPRICKVVALGTPTEREKTQWYFQRYVPHLPAAGEMALFDRSWYNRAGVEKVMGFCTSDEYWEFLRSCPNFERMLIRSGIILIKYWFSVSEDEQEKRFRSRIDDPTKSWKLSPMDIKSMEKFIEYSKAKDEMFAYTDTKISPWFMVDADDKKRARLNCIHHLLSSIPYKEIEHEEIVLPERKDNKGYVRPPIEEMTFVPKVY; from the coding sequence ATGGAAAAACCAAAATTAAAAGTAAAGTCAAACGGAAAGTTATCATCCAAATTTTATGAATCGGAATTGGACCGACTTCAAATTGAGCTGGTGCGTTTGCAGGAATGGATTAAATTTAAAGGATTAAAAGTAGTAGTAATCTTCGAAGGCCGCGACGCCGCCGGGAAAGGTGGAACCATTAAACGAATCATTCAGAATTTAAATCCGCGTATATGTAAAGTTGTTGCTTTGGGCACTCCTACCGAGCGTGAAAAAACACAGTGGTACTTTCAACGTTATGTGCCACATTTGCCAGCTGCCGGCGAAATGGCTTTATTCGACCGAAGCTGGTACAACCGTGCCGGTGTTGAAAAAGTAATGGGCTTTTGTACCAGCGATGAATACTGGGAGTTTCTGCGCTCATGCCCAAACTTCGAACGTATGCTGATCCGCTCCGGTATAATTCTAATAAAATATTGGTTTTCGGTTAGTGAGGATGAACAGGAGAAGCGATTCAGATCGCGAATTGACGACCCCACAAAAAGCTGGAAACTGAGTCCAATGGACATTAAATCGATGGAGAAATTTATTGAATATTCGAAGGCAAAAGATGAGATGTTTGCTTATACCGACACAAAAATAAGTCCGTGGTTTATGGTTGATGCCGACGATAAAAAACGCGCACGATTAAACTGCATTCATCACCTGTTGTCATCTATTCCGTACAAAGAAATTGAACACGAAGAAATTGTTCTGCCTGAACGAAAAGACAACAAAGGTTATGTGCGACCGCCGATTGAAGAAATGACCTTTGTACCAAAAGTATACTAA
- a CDS encoding DUF1338 domain-containing protein, whose translation MKVSAKEIAGELLNRLWEHYILRVPYAKKYVELVNEKGGKVVNDHIALRTFNTHTGEQPEGIRAIKHILNCLDYTPVEKYTFTRKKLTAVHFEHPDKMFPKIFVSQLEVEKLPEWAQRLIRNTVKDTPYILSDSSIELMSVLNKEGELPRIAGEALVSDLVQYFRRPWDIPRMEDVLKLNDVSQYAAWVLLHGNSVNHFTAFVNHQDVAEWPDLETTCNALAAAGIPMKDSLEGEKGSKLQQSATLAVKEEVEVEGEDGLEFMTWTYAYYELAQRGYIIENGEEKLFNGFLGEQAAHLFDMTKTREN comes from the coding sequence ATGAAAGTTTCAGCAAAAGAAATCGCAGGGGAGCTTCTCAATAGATTGTGGGAGCATTACATATTGCGCGTACCTTACGCGAAAAAATATGTTGAATTGGTGAACGAAAAGGGAGGTAAAGTTGTAAATGATCATATTGCCTTACGTACTTTTAATACACACACCGGAGAACAACCAGAGGGAATTCGGGCCATAAAACACATCTTAAATTGTTTAGATTATACTCCGGTTGAAAAATATACTTTTACACGGAAAAAATTAACCGCCGTTCACTTTGAACACCCCGATAAAATGTTTCCTAAAATATTTGTCAGCCAGTTGGAAGTGGAAAAACTACCGGAGTGGGCACAACGCCTTATTCGTAATACGGTTAAAGACACACCTTATATTTTGTCTGACTCGAGTATTGAACTGATGAGTGTTTTAAATAAAGAAGGCGAATTACCGCGAATCGCAGGTGAAGCTTTGGTAAGTGACCTGGTTCAATACTTCAGACGCCCCTGGGATATACCACGTATGGAAGACGTATTAAAATTAAACGATGTTTCGCAATATGCAGCCTGGGTTTTGTTGCACGGAAATTCGGTGAATCATTTTACTGCATTTGTTAATCATCAGGACGTTGCAGAGTGGCCCGATTTGGAAACTACCTGCAATGCTTTGGCCGCTGCCGGAATACCAATGAAAGATTCGCTGGAAGGTGAGAAGGGAAGTAAATTACAGCAATCGGCTACATTGGCGGTTAAAGAAGAAGTTGAGGTTGAAGGCGAGGATGGACTGGAATTTATGACATGGACCTATGCGTATTACGAACTGGCACAGCGAGGTTATATTATTGAAAATGGTGAAGAGAAACTGTTTAATGGTTTTTTGGGCGAACAAGCCGCGCATTTATTCGATATGACAAAAACCAGGGAGAATTAA
- a CDS encoding PfkB family carbohydrate kinase translates to MSKKIVAFGEVVWDILPNGKVLGGTPSNLVFRCNSLGEVGFLLSRLGDDELGHAALKKLNELGISDQNVQVDAEFKTGTVEVSFDNNSESKYKVAPDVAFDHIEFSAEALKLVRETDCLFYGLLPQRFGISKNTLRELIKESPDSLHFFDLKLFEHFFNKKVVERLLRDSHIVRIKEKEVTFLAEKLQIKLTDLESFAKAMAKKYKLDLVIITLGEKGILAYHKSEGLFKEPGYKIKMLDNVGSGMAFSAGFLHYFLNGKSIAEALKFGNAAGALNTTKRGATSAFTKTDVLNFMKNTPQNS, encoded by the coding sequence ATGAGTAAAAAAATTGTAGCATTTGGAGAGGTCGTTTGGGATATTTTACCCAATGGGAAAGTGCTTGGTGGTACTCCGTCTAATCTTGTGTTTCGCTGCAACTCACTTGGTGAAGTTGGCTTTTTATTGTCGCGTCTGGGCGATGATGAATTAGGTCATGCTGCATTAAAAAAATTGAATGAACTGGGTATCTCGGATCAAAATGTACAGGTTGATGCTGAGTTTAAAACCGGTACCGTTGAAGTTTCGTTCGATAACAACAGCGAATCAAAATACAAAGTAGCTCCTGATGTTGCGTTTGATCATATTGAATTTTCTGCCGAAGCTTTAAAATTGGTTCGCGAAACCGATTGTTTGTTTTATGGTCTTCTTCCACAACGTTTCGGAATTTCAAAAAATACCTTACGCGAATTAATAAAGGAATCGCCTGATTCGTTGCATTTTTTCGATTTAAAATTATTCGAACATTTCTTTAATAAAAAAGTGGTTGAGCGCTTATTACGTGATTCGCACATTGTTCGTATCAAAGAAAAAGAGGTAACTTTTTTGGCTGAAAAGCTTCAGATTAAGTTGACTGATCTGGAAAGTTTTGCCAAAGCGATGGCTAAAAAATACAAACTCGATTTGGTAATTATCACCCTTGGCGAAAAAGGAATTTTAGCTTATCACAAAAGTGAAGGATTATTTAAAGAACCCGGTTATAAAATTAAAATGCTTGATAATGTTGGTTCGGGCATGGCTTTTTCGGCTGGTTTCTTGCATTACTTCTTAAATGGTAAAAGTATTGCCGAGGCCTTAAAATTTGGAAATGCAGCCGGAGCATTAAACACAACAAAACGAGGTGCAACTTCAGCATTTACAAAAACCGACGTGCTGAATTTTATGAAAAACACGCCACAAAACAGCTAA
- a CDS encoding ACP phosphodiesterase, which produces MNYLAHIYLSGKSEKLIIGNFIGDYVKGKRYLDYPEEISKGILLHRQIDTFTDKHWCTKEAKALFRDEFGLYSGIVVDFFYDHFLAKNWSDYSSVTLRTFAKRIHAILLSNFTILPLRVQGFLPFLIQNKRLESYATTDGIVQSLKIMGNYSTLPSKSAEAKIILENNYQLLNNYFEEFMKDMIEFVRSEYEINFILPVENNNNSGHSSTPKVP; this is translated from the coding sequence ATGAATTATTTAGCACATATTTATTTATCGGGTAAATCGGAAAAGTTAATTATTGGTAATTTTATTGGCGACTACGTAAAGGGGAAACGCTACCTGGATTACCCGGAAGAAATTTCGAAAGGTATTTTATTGCACCGGCAAATCGACACATTTACCGACAAGCACTGGTGCACCAAAGAAGCAAAAGCCTTATTTCGTGACGAATTTGGCTTGTATTCAGGAATAGTCGTCGATTTTTTTTACGACCATTTTCTGGCAAAAAACTGGTCCGATTACTCATCTGTCACACTTCGAACTTTTGCCAAACGAATACACGCAATTTTATTATCGAATTTTACCATTTTACCGTTGCGGGTTCAAGGATTCCTACCTTTTCTTATTCAAAATAAACGGCTTGAATCTTATGCTACAACCGATGGGATTGTACAATCGCTCAAAATAATGGGAAACTATTCTACCCTGCCCTCCAAGTCAGCAGAAGCCAAAATTATTTTGGAAAATAATTATCAACTGCTGAATAATTACTTTGAAGAATTTATGAAAGATATGATCGAATTTGTTCGTTCGGAATATGAAATAAATTTTATTCTCCCTGTTGAAAACAACAATAATTCAGGCCACAGTTCTACGCCAAAAGTTCCATAA
- a CDS encoding lysine 2,3-aminomutase: MTYKAYTLHNFRQLPQMKFLTEEQKLTIEVVGTVLPFKTNNYVVDELIDWDNFEKDPFYILNFPQRDMLSKTTFDKVKMLLQGNASRTEIQEEVKKIRLKLNPNPAGQESNVPEFKGKRLTGIQHKYREIMLFFPTQGQTCHAYCTFCFRWPQFALNDFKFAMKEADTMVEYLKSNPHITDVLFTGGDPAVMQTRFFEAYFNALLDADIPNLKNIRIGTKSLGYWPYRFTTDADADDLLRLFKRVKERGINVALMAHFNHPGELKTEAVKLAVKRLIAAGVQIRSQSPLLRNINDKAEIWAENWKEQVAMGIIPYYMFIARNTGAQDYFAVSLNRAWQIYRNAYNQVSGICRTVKGPSMSCNPGKVQINGVSEINGKKVFVLNFLQGRDPSWVGKPFFAKFNPDAIWLDDLEPAFGENSFFFEDAFMELLA; encoded by the coding sequence ATGACATATAAAGCTTATACTCTTCATAATTTTCGGCAACTGCCACAAATGAAGTTTTTGACAGAAGAACAGAAACTTACGATCGAGGTGGTAGGAACCGTTCTCCCCTTTAAAACCAATAATTATGTTGTTGATGAGTTAATTGACTGGGACAACTTTGAAAAAGATCCTTTTTACATATTAAATTTCCCGCAACGCGACATGCTCAGTAAAACTACCTTTGATAAAGTTAAAATGCTGCTGCAGGGAAATGCATCGCGCACCGAAATCCAGGAAGAAGTAAAAAAAATACGCTTAAAATTAAATCCAAATCCTGCAGGTCAGGAAAGTAATGTTCCTGAATTTAAAGGGAAACGATTAACAGGAATTCAACACAAGTACAGGGAGATTATGCTGTTTTTTCCAACGCAGGGGCAAACCTGCCATGCCTATTGTACATTTTGTTTCAGGTGGCCTCAGTTTGCACTAAACGATTTTAAATTTGCCATGAAAGAGGCAGATACAATGGTTGAGTATTTAAAGTCGAATCCGCACATCACCGACGTATTATTCACCGGTGGCGATCCGGCAGTTATGCAAACCCGTTTTTTCGAGGCCTATTTTAATGCCTTGTTGGACGCTGATATTCCGAACCTTAAAAACATTCGGATTGGAACCAAATCGCTGGGCTACTGGCCATACCGATTCACCACCGATGCTGATGCTGATGATTTATTGCGTTTGTTTAAACGTGTGAAAGAAAGAGGAATAAATGTTGCCCTGATGGCGCATTTTAATCATCCGGGAGAACTAAAAACCGAAGCAGTAAAATTGGCTGTAAAACGTTTAATTGCTGCCGGTGTTCAAATTCGTTCTCAATCTCCTTTGTTACGAAACATTAACGACAAAGCGGAAATTTGGGCTGAAAACTGGAAAGAACAGGTTGCCATGGGGATAATTCCATATTACATGTTTATTGCCCGCAATACCGGAGCGCAGGATTATTTTGCAGTGTCGTTAAACCGCGCCTGGCAAATTTACAGAAATGCCTATAATCAGGTGAGTGGCATTTGCCGAACGGTAAAAGGACCAAGCATGTCATGTAACCCTGGCAAAGTACAAATAAACGGAGTGAGCGAAATAAATGGGAAAAAAGTATTTGTACTGAATTTTTTACAAGGCAGAGATCCGTCTTGGGTTGGTAAACCTTTTTTTGCAAAATTTAATCCTGATGCCATTTGGCTCGATGATCTGGAGCCTGCTTTTGGCGAAAACAGTTTCTTTTTCGAAGATGCGTTTATGGAACTTTTGGCGTAG
- the rodA gene encoding rod shape-determining protein RodA: MPRRNNILANIDWFTVGLYVLMLFLGWFNIYAALYSEEFQSIFDISQQYGKQLMWIGAAAVLALIIMLLEVNFYVFFSYFIFGTLMLLLLLVPFIGKEINGARSWFQIGPVLFQPSEFTKAATALALARYMSSYGFKLHRLKSYLTIAAIIFGPVILILLQNDTGSALVYFSFVLVLYREGLSGVVLFFGTLIALLFVLALVLSNLTLVIIMLSVVLLMYLAFNPKLKQFAHVFIIYAAGISIFVFAGLLLKLNYDISQFLLVGAVVATLVVLFYSLKRKLSNYIKIAIVFIGSLLFTISVDYGFEHFLEPHHQARINELLGIESNPHGAGYHVNQSKIAIGSGGVLGKGYLQGTQTKFDFVPEQSTDFIFCTVGEEWGFAGTFVILALFMTLLIRLVWLAERQRSTFSRIYGYSVAVILFFHFMVNIGMTIGVMPVIGIPLPFFSYGGSSLWSFTILLFIFVRLDASRLEQLSG; encoded by the coding sequence ATGCCAAGAAGAAATAACATATTAGCGAATATCGATTGGTTTACAGTTGGCTTGTACGTGCTGATGCTGTTTCTGGGCTGGTTTAATATTTACGCCGCTTTGTATAGCGAAGAATTCCAGAGCATTTTTGATATCTCGCAACAGTACGGGAAACAGTTAATGTGGATAGGTGCTGCAGCTGTTCTGGCATTGATCATCATGTTGTTGGAAGTTAATTTTTATGTTTTCTTTTCTTACTTTATTTTTGGTACACTAATGCTTTTACTCTTGCTGGTACCGTTTATAGGAAAAGAAATAAACGGGGCAAGGTCATGGTTTCAAATCGGGCCTGTTTTATTCCAACCATCGGAGTTTACAAAGGCTGCCACAGCATTGGCGCTGGCTCGTTATATGAGTTCTTACGGATTTAAATTGCACCGGCTAAAATCTTACCTTACCATTGCGGCCATTATATTTGGACCGGTAATATTGATTTTGCTGCAAAACGATACCGGATCGGCACTGGTTTATTTCTCCTTTGTTTTGGTCCTTTATCGCGAAGGACTATCTGGTGTTGTTTTGTTTTTTGGAACCTTAATCGCATTGCTTTTTGTTTTAGCGCTGGTATTATCAAATTTAACGCTTGTAATTATTATGTTATCGGTGGTTTTATTGATGTACCTTGCCTTTAACCCGAAATTAAAACAGTTTGCACATGTTTTTATTATTTATGCAGCCGGTATTTCGATTTTTGTTTTCGCGGGCTTGCTTCTTAAACTAAACTACGATATTTCACAGTTTCTTTTAGTTGGAGCGGTAGTCGCAACTCTGGTAGTTTTGTTTTACAGTTTGAAAAGAAAGTTGTCGAACTACATAAAAATTGCCATCGTTTTTATTGGCTCCCTATTATTTACCATTTCAGTTGATTATGGTTTTGAGCATTTTCTTGAACCGCATCACCAGGCCAGGATTAATGAACTGTTAGGTATTGAGTCGAATCCGCACGGTGCCGGATACCATGTGAATCAAAGTAAAATTGCAATTGGTTCGGGAGGCGTTTTAGGAAAAGGATATTTACAGGGGACACAAACCAAGTTTGATTTTGTTCCTGAACAAAGTACCGACTTTATATTTTGCACGGTTGGCGAAGAGTGGGGATTTGCCGGAACTTTTGTTATTCTGGCTCTGTTTATGACTTTATTAATTCGTTTGGTGTGGCTGGCCGAAAGACAGCGGTCTACTTTTTCACGAATTTACGGATACTCGGTAGCTGTTATTTTATTTTTCCATTTTATGGTAAATATTGGTATGACCATTGGAGTTATGCCTGTAATTGGTATTCCATTGCCATTTTTTAGTTATGGTGGTTCTTCTTTATGGTCGTTTACAATTCTGCTTTTTATTTTTGTAAGGCTCGATGCAAGCAGACTTGAGCAGTTATCCGGTTAA
- the mrdA gene encoding penicillin-binding protein 2 produces MNNLSKRSYVIVAVFAVVALIYAILLFRLQVLDSDYKQYATNNVLRQIVQYPARGLIYDRNGKLLVYNKTAYDLLITPREVEKFDTTLLCSLLDIEQNDLEDRLQKAKKYSRYKPSILIKQISPENFAILQEQLYKFKGFHSQTRTLREYTHPVAAHVLGYVGEVTAQDIQSDNYYKSGDYIGQSGVEKTYEDQLRGTKGVKKFMVDVHNRIQGSYLDGEEDEQAVIGKNLVSTLDLDLQVYAEQLLQNKKGAVVAIEPSTGEVLAMVSAPTYDPGLLVGRVRGENYAKLLADTIKPLFDRSLQAKYPPGSTFKIINTLIGLQEQTINTRTRFECYGKSSTPIRCTHDHVSPASVVDAVRESCNPFLWNTFRSIINKYKTSAEGFNVWRNYAIRFGIGQSLSEDFPNALKGDLPSQSTYDNVYGEGHWNALTVRSLAIGQGELGITPLQMVNCGAIFANRGFYYEPHIVKEVENDTIRSSINTKHEVGVNDEHFIPILEGMAEVAQGRLARSVPGVEYCGKTGTIQNPHGEDHSAYLAFAPRENPQIAIFVYIENGGYGATHAAPIASLLIEKYLNDTISTNRLYFEKQMMEVNLLSSNPLN; encoded by the coding sequence GTGAATAATTTATCGAAACGTAGTTATGTAATTGTCGCAGTTTTTGCTGTGGTGGCATTAATTTATGCCATTCTGCTGTTTCGTTTGCAAGTGCTCGATTCCGATTACAAGCAATACGCAACCAATAACGTTTTACGTCAAATTGTTCAATATCCTGCACGTGGCTTAATTTACGACCGAAACGGAAAACTTTTGGTGTACAATAAAACAGCCTACGATTTATTAATTACTCCGCGCGAAGTTGAAAAATTTGATACAACTTTACTTTGCAGTTTGTTAGACATTGAGCAAAACGATTTGGAGGATCGTTTGCAAAAGGCAAAAAAATACTCAAGGTATAAACCGTCTATTCTAATCAAACAAATTTCGCCCGAGAACTTTGCTATTTTGCAGGAACAGCTGTATAAATTCAAAGGCTTTCATTCTCAAACCAGAACACTTCGCGAATACACTCATCCTGTAGCAGCGCATGTTTTGGGTTACGTTGGCGAAGTAACTGCTCAGGATATTCAATCAGACAATTACTACAAATCGGGTGATTATATCGGACAAAGTGGAGTTGAAAAAACGTATGAAGACCAGCTTCGGGGAACAAAGGGCGTAAAAAAGTTTATGGTTGATGTGCACAACCGTATTCAGGGAAGTTACCTCGACGGAGAAGAAGACGAGCAGGCTGTAATTGGAAAGAATCTTGTGTCCACACTCGATTTGGATTTGCAGGTATATGCCGAGCAACTTTTACAAAATAAAAAGGGAGCAGTGGTTGCCATTGAACCGTCAACCGGTGAAGTTCTGGCCATGGTAAGCGCTCCTACTTACGATCCCGGACTTCTTGTGGGAAGGGTACGCGGCGAAAATTATGCAAAATTGTTGGCCGATACCATTAAACCGCTTTTCGACCGGTCGTTACAAGCAAAATATCCCCCCGGCTCAACCTTTAAAATTATTAATACTTTAATCGGTTTGCAGGAACAAACCATAAATACCAGAACACGTTTTGAGTGTTACGGCAAATCTTCTACGCCAATACGTTGCACGCACGACCATGTTTCGCCTGCCAGCGTTGTTGATGCAGTCAGAGAGTCGTGTAATCCATTTTTATGGAATACTTTTCGGTCAATCATTAATAAATACAAAACTTCGGCCGAAGGATTTAATGTATGGCGCAATTATGCCATTCGGTTTGGAATTGGGCAGAGCTTGAGTGAAGACTTTCCGAATGCCTTAAAAGGCGATTTGCCATCGCAATCGACTTATGACAATGTTTATGGCGAAGGACATTGGAATGCGTTAACGGTACGATCACTGGCAATCGGACAAGGCGAGTTGGGAATTACTCCTTTGCAGATGGTGAACTGCGGTGCCATTTTTGCCAATCGTGGATTCTATTATGAACCGCACATTGTAAAAGAAGTGGAAAACGATACGATTAGAAGCAGTATAAATACAAAACATGAAGTTGGAGTTAATGATGAACATTTTATTCCAATTTTAGAGGGAATGGCCGAAGTTGCTCAGGGACGTCTGGCACGAAGTGTACCGGGGGTTGAATACTGTGGGAAAACCGGTACTATTCAAAATCCACATGGTGAGGATCACTCTGCTTATTTGGCATTTGCTCCGCGGGAAAATCCTCAAATAGCCATTTTTGTTTATATTGAAAACGGAGGATATGGTGCAACACATGCTGCTCCAATTGCAAGTTTGCTGATTGAAAAGTATTTGAACGATACCATCTCAACCAACCGATTGTACTTTGAAAAACAAATGATGGAAGTTAATTTACTAAGTTCAAATCCATTAAACTAG
- the mreD gene encoding rod shape-determining protein MreD yields the protein MGRILIKYSILFIVLVLTQVLFLNQVQFSGFVNPYIYILFVMLLPVNAPKYVLLFTAFLIGLSVDIFTNTLGIHAFATVFIAYVRPLIIGLITNREEDMSEYPGLHQNGFGWFLYYTALMVFLHHSVLFFVEVFTFSNFLETLYRILLSSISSIFVIVLSQFIVFRD from the coding sequence ATGGGCAGGATACTAATTAAATATTCGATACTGTTTATAGTGCTTGTGTTAACGCAGGTTCTGTTTTTAAACCAGGTTCAGTTTAGTGGATTTGTAAATCCGTACATCTACATCCTTTTTGTAATGTTATTGCCTGTAAATGCGCCGAAGTACGTATTACTTTTTACTGCATTTTTAATCGGATTGAGTGTCGATATCTTTACTAATACACTGGGTATCCATGCATTTGCAACCGTTTTTATTGCTTATGTACGACCGCTTATTATTGGTTTAATCACCAACCGCGAAGAAGACATGTCGGAATATCCGGGGCTACATCAAAACGGATTTGGCTGGTTTCTTTACTACACAGCTTTAATGGTTTTTCTCCATCATTCAGTACTCTTTTTTGTTGAAGTATTCACATTCTCAAATTTTCTGGAAACGTTATATCGAATTCTGTTAAGTTCTATATCTTCGATTTTTGTTATAGTTTTAAGCCAGTTTATCGTTTTCCGGGATTAA
- the mreC gene encoding rod shape-determining protein MreC, whose translation MRSLLRFLVKNYGFLLFLFLEVVSLVLVFNYNSFQKSKYLNSSNFVSAGLYSTINSVSQYFDLARVNKHLAEENARLRTHLQIGISSADIDSDTLGYGLIEADTTFRFTPARVINNSVNKQQNYITLNKGRKDGIKPDQGILSPQGIVGVITAVSESYSTGLSLLNPRWSVSAKLKKSGFYGSLSWNGEDYQMLDLLEIPFHVKLDVGDTIVTSGYSSIFPEGLLIGVVDEFTQPEGENYYDIKVRLSTNFKSIRYVEVIENLKKDELENLESSIKDGQDTN comes from the coding sequence ATGCGAAGTCTCCTTAGATTCCTTGTAAAAAATTATGGATTCCTGCTGTTTCTTTTTTTAGAAGTAGTTTCTTTGGTGCTTGTTTTTAATTACAACAGTTTTCAGAAATCGAAGTATCTGAATTCATCGAACTTTGTGTCGGCTGGTTTATACAGCACTATAAATTCTGTATCGCAGTATTTTGACCTGGCGCGTGTAAACAAACATCTGGCAGAAGAAAATGCCAGGTTGAGAACACACTTGCAAATCGGAATTTCGAGTGCAGATATTGATTCAGATACACTTGGATATGGATTGATTGAGGCAGATACTACCTTTCGTTTTACCCCGGCCCGGGTTATCAATAATTCGGTAAATAAACAGCAGAATTACATTACACTCAACAAAGGAAGAAAAGACGGAATAAAGCCGGATCAGGGAATTTTATCGCCACAGGGAATTGTTGGTGTGATTACCGCTGTTTCCGAGTCGTATTCAACCGGATTATCACTTTTAAATCCCCGTTGGAGTGTGTCGGCAAAACTGAAAAAAAGTGGTTTTTACGGTTCCTTATCCTGGAATGGTGAAGATTACCAAATGCTCGACCTGCTTGAAATCCCTTTTCATGTAAAACTGGATGTAGGCGACACCATTGTAACCAGCGGTTATTCATCTATTTTTCCTGAAGGATTGTTGATTGGGGTAGTTGATGAATTTACGCAACCCGAAGGCGAAAATTATTACGATATTAAAGTCCGGCTTTCAACCAATTTCAAATCGATTCGTTACGTTGAGGTGATTGAAAATTTGAAGAAGGACGAGTTAGAAAATCTGGAATCCAGCATAAAAGATGGGCAGGATACTAATTAA